A genomic segment from Candidatus Brocadia sinica JPN1 encodes:
- a CDS encoding aldehyde dehydrogenase family protein, which translates to MKVSRNELFAPALTISGHDTFEEAVMQINDSIYGLRASVFTNNIRHVSYAYEHLEVGGVIVNDVPRSKPIIYPTGVLRSQVENVKGRLCHGRDDRTKTPGFESVIKKGTFFVTCSIESERSQITNNNFHINPKIPENLRKENICPETYL; encoded by the coding sequence ATGAAAGTGAGCAGAAACGAATTATTTGCACCAGCTTTAACGATTTCAGGACACGATACCTTCGAAGAGGCAGTGATGCAGATCAATGATTCTATCTATGGATTACGGGCGAGTGTGTTCACCAATAACATAAGACATGTTTCCTACGCCTATGAGCATCTGGAGGTTGGTGGTGTGATTGTTAATGATGTACCTCGTTCCAAGCCGATAATATACCCTACGGGAGTGTTAAGGAGTCAGGTAGAGAATGTGAAGGGTCGGCTATGCCATGGAAGAGATGACAGAACCAAAACTCCTGGTTTTGAATCTGTCATAAAGAAGGGTACGTTTTTTGTTACCTGCTCAATAGAGAGTGAGAGATCTCAAATTACAAATAACAATTTCCATATAAATCCCAAAATTCCAGAAAATTTAAGGAAGGAAAATATATGCCCAGAGACATACCTGTAG
- a CDS encoding carboxypeptidase regulatory-like domain-containing protein, protein MKNISFVPIQVKFSILSCIAIFFSLVLTASNTSLASVVPQLAGGGHHSLVLKPDGTVWAWGRNDFGQLGNGTTSDSTIPIQVNTVPGKTGNFNGITAIAGGWSYSVALKFDGTVWGWGRNDFGQLGNGTTNDSAVPVQVNNLSDAAALAGGGFHGLALRSDGTVWGWGRNDFGQLGNGTTNDSAAPVQVSNLSDVAALAGGGFHSLALKSDGTVWGWGRNDFGQLGNGTTNDSATPVQVSNLSDVAALAGGRFHSLALKSDGTVWAWGQNDSGQLGNGTAGNSTVPGQVKNLSNVIAIERGRSHSLAAKSDGTVWGWGDNSYGQLGNGATSNSTVPVQVKNLSDVAVIGGGGFHSLGLKSEGTVWAWGRNNSGQLGDGTTKDSAIPVQVFIDLSIETGNIAGVVKDATIGAGINNATVTLDDQSNTTTTSRIRGQDGVYKFRDVSAGNHTLSVQATGFETGTQSITVEKGQPNPKTGRNIFNFALISTAFPTPTPTPGTGNLGGQVTDVGTGGGIVGATVSTDTGLTTTTVKNGAYAFRNIAAGDYTLTASATGYTSASQSATVTTGKNTRADFALTSGGTPTPTPGTGNLGGQVTDVGTGGGIVGATVSTDTGLTTTTVKNGAYAFRNIATGDYTLTASATGYTSASQSATVTTGKNTRADFALISGGTPTPTPTPAQTPTPGTGNLAGQVTDTGTGAGIVGATVSTDTGLTTTTVKNGIYTFRDITAGDYILTVFATGYGLASQSATVVAGKNTRADFALIPEIPTPTPEATPTPTCEADLLVASSKRLRLQTEESAEETITVFCENDIPLAGETITWKIKSGRKRITITPDSAVTNANGEARFTITATDRIGDAKIKFEGESADLKTTVTVKVIE, encoded by the coding sequence ATGAAAAACATATCTTTTGTCCCTATCCAGGTCAAGTTTAGCATTCTTTCGTGCATAGCGATTTTCTTTTCACTGGTATTGACCGCTAGCAATACTTCATTGGCATCTGTAGTCCCCCAACTAGCAGGGGGAGGACATCATAGTCTTGTATTGAAACCAGACGGTACAGTCTGGGCATGGGGACGCAATGATTTTGGCCAATTAGGTAACGGTACCACCAGCGACAGTACAATTCCCATACAGGTAAATACCGTCCCGGGAAAGACAGGTAATTTTAACGGTATCACCGCTATAGCTGGTGGTTGGTCTTACAGTGTAGCCCTAAAATTCGATGGTACGGTCTGGGGATGGGGAAGGAATGATTTTGGCCAATTGGGTAACGGAACTACCAATGATAGCGCTGTTCCCGTACAGGTAAACAATCTTAGCGATGCTGCTGCCCTTGCTGGCGGAGGATTTCACGGTCTTGCCCTGAGGTCGGATGGCACAGTCTGGGGATGGGGAAGGAATGATTTTGGCCAATTGGGTAACGGAACTACCAATGATAGCGCTGCCCCCGTACAGGTAAGCAATCTTAGCGATGTTGCTGCCCTTGCTGGCGGAGGATTTCACAGCCTTGCCCTAAAGTCGGATGGCACAGTCTGGGGATGGGGAAGGAATGATTTTGGCCAATTGGGTAACGGAACTACCAATGATAGCGCTACCCCCGTACAGGTAAGCAATCTTAGCGATGTTGCTGCCCTTGCTGGCGGAAGATTTCACAGCCTTGCCCTAAAGTCGGATGGTACGGTCTGGGCATGGGGACAAAATGATTCCGGTCAATTGGGTAATGGAACCGCCGGTAATAGTACAGTACCTGGACAAGTGAAGAATCTTAGTAATGTCATTGCCATTGAACGTGGGCGTTCTCACAGTCTGGCTGCAAAATCAGACGGTACGGTTTGGGGATGGGGAGATAACTCTTATGGACAACTCGGGAACGGAGCGACTAGTAATAGTACAGTCCCTGTTCAGGTAAAGAATCTGAGTGATGTTGCCGTTATTGGAGGCGGAGGATTTCATAGTCTTGGATTAAAATCTGAAGGTACGGTATGGGCTTGGGGACGAAATAACTCTGGTCAACTGGGAGACGGGACTACCAAAGACAGCGCTATCCCTGTACAAGTTTTTATTGACCTGTCGATTGAAACGGGTAATATTGCTGGTGTTGTGAAAGATGCAACAATTGGGGCAGGCATTAATAATGCGACAGTTACACTTGATGATCAAAGTAATACAACCACTACGAGCAGGATTCGGGGGCAAGATGGAGTGTATAAATTCCGTGATGTATCTGCCGGAAACCATACTCTATCAGTGCAGGCAACTGGTTTTGAGACGGGTACACAATCCATTACGGTAGAGAAAGGGCAGCCAAATCCAAAAACAGGAAGAAATATTTTTAACTTTGCCCTAATCTCCACGGCGTTCCCAACACCTACACCCACACCCGGAACAGGCAATCTCGGAGGGCAGGTAACGGACGTAGGGACAGGGGGAGGCATTGTTGGCGCGACGGTATCGACCGATACGGGGCTTACAACCACTACAGTCAAAAACGGCGCCTACGCATTCCGCAACATTGCCGCCGGAGATTACACACTTACTGCGTCTGCAACAGGCTATACATCTGCATCCCAGTCTGCTACGGTAACAACAGGCAAGAACACCAGGGCTGATTTCGCATTGACATCTGGAGGGACGCCCACACCAACGCCTGGGACAGGTAACCTTGGCGGTCAGGTAACGGACGTGGGAACAGGAGGAGGCATTGTTGGCGCGACGGTATCGACCGATACGGGGCTTACAACCACTACAGTCAAAAACGGCGCCTACGCATTCCGCAACATTGCCACCGGAGATTACACACTTACTGCGTCTGCAACAGGCTATACATCTGCATCCCAGTCTGCTACGGTAACAACAGGCAAGAACACCAGGGCTGATTTTGCATTGATATCTGGAGGGACGCCCACACCTACACCAACGCCTGCACAGACCCCAACACCAGGAACAGGCAATCTCGCGGGACAGGTGACAGACACCGGGACAGGGGCAGGTATTGTTGGCGCAACGGTATCGACCGATACAGGACTCACAACCACAACGGTTAAAAATGGTATTTATACATTTCGTGACATAACCGCAGGTGACTACATTCTTACGGTATTTGCAACGGGTTATGGGCTGGCTTCTCAGTCTGCAACCGTTGTTGCAGGTAAAAACACACGGGCTGATTTTGCTTTGATACCAGAAATACCCACGCCAACACCAGAAGCAACCCCAACACCAACATGCGAAGCTGACCTGTTAGTGGCGTCTTCAAAAAGACTAAGATTACAAACAGAGGAAAGCGCCGAAGAAACAATAACGGTGTTCTGTGAGAACGATATCCCTCTTGCAGGCGAAACGATAACGTGGAAGATTAAGTCTGGTAGAAAACGGATAACGATTACACCTGACAGTGCCGTAACAAACGCTAACGGCGAGGCCAGATTCACGATTACAGCTACAGACAGGATCGGTGATGCAAAGATCAAATTCGAAGGTGAATCAGCCGATCTAAAGACAACAGTAACCGTAAAGGTTATAGAGTAA
- the tnpC gene encoding IS66 family transposase has translation MTIDNIDIEVTLQKVEKLLSEEKVLSPAMRSMVELLVVVITLLVGRLNRNSRNSSKPPSSDPNRKRESKAKGERKAGGQKGREGVTLKRVENPDKVEVIKVDQRKLPRGEYTVVGYEARQVFDMKISREVTEYRAEIVEDAEGNRFIAPFPEGITKAAQYGADLKAHAVYMSQYQLIPYKRIQEYFEEQMSMPVSEGSLYNFNQEAYEYLEIFEEKSKAELTKSEVLHVDETSINKNGDRYWLHSASNRQWTCFYPHEGRGTEAIDSIGILPQFRGILCHDHLKAYYTYPCTHALCNAHHLRELEGVWEEDNKQQWAKEMKALLEEINRATCDAGGMLGADESEKYRHRYRVILQNAEAESPPPDETNRKGKRGRVKRTKARNLLERLRKYEDDVLRFMDNKNVPFTNNLAENDIRMTKVQQKISGCFRSLEGARIFCRIRSYLSTCRKQGVNLRQALKMLFHGELPDFVRS, from the coding sequence TTGACGATAGACAATATAGACATAGAGGTAACGCTCCAAAAAGTAGAGAAGCTTCTTTCTGAAGAGAAAGTGCTGTCGCCAGCCATGAGGTCCATGGTAGAGTTATTGGTAGTAGTAATAACGCTGCTGGTTGGTCGTTTAAACCGTAACAGTCGCAACAGCAGTAAGCCTCCCTCAAGTGATCCGAATCGCAAGAGAGAAAGCAAGGCGAAGGGCGAGAGGAAGGCGGGTGGACAAAAGGGTCGTGAGGGGGTGACGCTGAAAAGGGTTGAGAACCCTGATAAGGTGGAAGTGATAAAAGTAGACCAAAGGAAGTTGCCGCGTGGGGAATATACGGTGGTGGGTTACGAAGCGCGCCAGGTGTTTGATATGAAGATTTCACGGGAGGTAACAGAGTATCGTGCAGAGATAGTAGAGGACGCGGAGGGGAACCGATTTATCGCGCCCTTTCCTGAAGGAATAACAAAGGCGGCGCAGTATGGGGCGGATTTGAAGGCGCATGCAGTATATATGTCACAGTATCAACTGATACCCTACAAGAGGATTCAGGAGTATTTTGAAGAGCAGATGTCGATGCCGGTGAGTGAAGGTTCCTTGTACAATTTTAATCAGGAAGCCTACGAATATCTGGAAATCTTTGAGGAGAAAAGCAAAGCAGAACTCACCAAGTCAGAGGTGTTGCATGTGGATGAAACGAGTATTAACAAGAACGGGGATAGATATTGGTTGCATAGCGCATCCAATAGGCAGTGGACATGTTTTTATCCTCACGAAGGGAGAGGGACAGAGGCAATAGATAGCATAGGAATATTGCCCCAATTTCGTGGGATTCTTTGTCACGACCATTTGAAGGCGTATTACACCTATCCCTGTACGCACGCGCTCTGTAATGCGCACCACCTGAGAGAATTAGAGGGTGTGTGGGAAGAGGACAATAAGCAGCAGTGGGCGAAAGAGATGAAGGCCTTGCTTGAAGAGATAAATCGTGCAACATGCGATGCCGGAGGAATGTTGGGCGCCGATGAGTCTGAAAAATATCGGCACAGGTACCGGGTGATATTGCAAAACGCAGAAGCCGAAAGCCCTCCCCCTGATGAAACAAACCGTAAGGGGAAAAGGGGGCGAGTGAAAAGGACAAAAGCCAGAAATCTTCTGGAACGATTACGAAAGTATGAGGATGATGTCCTGAGGTTTATGGACAATAAAAACGTCCCTTTTACGAATAATTTGGCTGAAAACGACATCAGGATGACAAAGGTTCAGCAGAAAATATCGGGCTGCTTTCGTTCTTTGGAGGGAGCCAGGATTTTTTGCCGCATTCGCAGCTACCTCTCAACTTGTCGAAAACAAGGGGTAAATTTGAGACAGGCATTAAAGATGCTATTTCATGGCGAATTGCCTGATTTTGTTCGCTCATAG
- a CDS encoding HEPN domain-containing protein, translating into MSFWRCNGFHLHHSAEKYFKAFIVAHDLEFEKIHNLISLLKICSKKEPVLSSLLSGCEFLNTSYIDTRYPVHWPTNYTKEKSLKAREVAVKIGETIKELLKRLVMFNQLFLSGITAGSIYALIALGFTIIYKTV; encoded by the coding sequence ATGAGTTTTTGGAGATGCAATGGCTTCCATTTGCACCACTCAGCAGAGAAATACTTTAAGGCATTTATCGTTGCCCACGATCTCGAGTTTGAGAAGATACACAACTTAATCAGCTTGCTGAAGATTTGCAGTAAAAAAGAACCTGTGCTTTCATCCCTCCTTTCTGGATGTGAGTTTCTTAATACATCATACATTGATACTCGCTATCCTGTTCACTGGCCAACGAACTATACAAAAGAAAAGTCGTTAAAAGCCAGAGAAGTTGCTGTAAAAATCGGAGAAACGATAAAAGAATTACTAAAAAGGCTGGTTATGTTTAACCAACTCTTTTTGAGCGGTATTACCGCGGGTAGTATTTATGCTCTTATCGCCCTCGGTTTCACCATTATTTATAAAACTGTCTGA
- the bfr gene encoding bacterioferritin, with the protein MKGSAKVIEVLNDVLTAEITAINQYFVHAKMCENWGYILLYDDTEKRAMEEMKHAEKLIERILYLEGIPIITKIEKINVGNAVKEQAENDYGLEKVAIQRLQKAIKLCIDESDAGSRELLEHILLDEENHANDLEAYLQMIKDMGIENFLTTQVHKKENS; encoded by the coding sequence ATGAAGGGAAGCGCAAAAGTTATTGAAGTGCTGAACGATGTCCTTACAGCTGAGATAACAGCTATTAATCAGTATTTTGTACATGCCAAGATGTGCGAAAATTGGGGGTACATACTCTTATACGATGATACTGAAAAAAGGGCAATGGAAGAGATGAAACATGCGGAAAAACTGATAGAACGCATTTTATATCTGGAAGGCATTCCAATCATTACCAAAATCGAAAAAATCAACGTAGGAAACGCAGTAAAAGAGCAAGCCGAGAACGATTATGGGCTGGAAAAGGTTGCAATTCAAAGACTTCAAAAGGCCATTAAACTCTGCATTGATGAAAGCGATGCAGGTTCACGTGAATTGCTCGAACACATCCTCCTTGATGAAGAAAATCATGCCAATGACTTAGAAGCATACCTGCAAATGATCAAAGACATGGGAATTGAGAATTTTTTAACAACACAGGTTCATAAAAAAGAAAATTCGTAA
- the rpiB gene encoding ribose 5-phosphate isomerase B, with translation MRIAIGSDHAGFELKEYLTAFLRRQGYHVVDLGTYNRDPVDYPDFAEAVGLAIHNGQADRGVLICCSGVGASVAATKIPGIRAGLCHDTYSAHQGVEHDDMNILVLGSCVAGLELAKELVRVFVGAEFTGEERHRRRLEKIKALETRYSHLTAQCEKRE, from the coding sequence ATGCGAATTGCTATTGGGTCTGATCATGCTGGATTCGAATTGAAGGAGTACCTGACTGCTTTTCTTCGCCGGCAGGGATATCACGTTGTAGATTTGGGCACATACAACAGGGACCCGGTAGACTATCCCGATTTTGCCGAGGCCGTTGGGTTAGCGATTCACAATGGCCAGGCAGATCGAGGTGTCCTGATTTGCTGCAGCGGTGTCGGCGCTTCAGTGGCAGCGACCAAGATACCTGGCATCCGTGCAGGGCTTTGTCATGATACGTATTCAGCTCACCAGGGTGTGGAACATGACGATATGAATATTCTGGTACTGGGCTCATGTGTTGCTGGGCTTGAGCTGGCAAAAGAACTCGTTCGGGTGTTCGTGGGAGCTGAATTTACCGGAGAAGAGCGCCACCGCCGAAGGCTGGAAAAGATCAAAGCGTTAGAAACTCGTTACAGCCACCTGACAGCACAATGTGAGAAGAGAGAATAG
- the pgl gene encoding 6-phosphogluconolactonase: MTKVSVNRKILVVANPDELSRFAADEFVRQAGQKMQAKGIFTVALSGGSTPRGLYTVLAGDQYRERVPWSKVHLFWSDERCVPPDHPDSNYRMIRELLLNKVPIPKKNIHRMPAEQEDPVHAAMEYEQTIWAFFHPNEGELPRFDLIVLGMGEDGHTASLFPWTSALEETDRLVSANYVEKLNAYRLTLTVPVINQATNVIFLISGESKASVLRDVLEGEYQPQRFPSQIIRPVNGRLLFIVDRMAAGKLARR, encoded by the coding sequence ATGACCAAGGTATCTGTCAATCGCAAAATCCTGGTTGTAGCTAACCCCGATGAGTTAAGCCGCTTTGCAGCAGATGAGTTTGTTCGCCAGGCCGGACAAAAAATGCAGGCAAAGGGGATTTTTACTGTTGCGCTATCCGGTGGCTCTACTCCCAGAGGACTTTACACGGTGTTGGCCGGTGATCAATATCGCGAACGGGTACCCTGGTCAAAGGTGCATTTGTTCTGGAGTGACGAGCGCTGTGTTCCACCGGATCATCCTGATAGTAATTACCGCATGATTCGTGAATTGCTGCTTAACAAGGTTCCGATTCCGAAAAAGAACATTCATCGTATGCCCGCAGAACAAGAAGATCCTGTTCACGCAGCTATGGAATACGAACAAACGATATGGGCATTTTTTCACCCAAATGAGGGAGAGTTGCCTCGTTTTGACCTGATTGTACTCGGCATGGGAGAGGATGGACATACCGCTTCACTCTTTCCATGGACATCTGCACTTGAAGAAACGGATCGTTTAGTCTCTGCCAACTATGTCGAGAAGCTCAATGCATATCGTCTTACCTTAACGGTTCCTGTAATTAACCAGGCTACCAATGTTATTTTTTTGATTTCTGGTGAGTCAAAGGCCTCTGTGTTGAGGGATGTGCTAGAGGGTGAATACCAGCCGCAACGATTTCCGTCACAGATCATACGGCCAGTAAATGGCAGGCTTTTGTTCATCGTGGACCGCATGGCTGCTGGTAAACTGGCCCGGAGATAA
- the zwf gene encoding glucose-6-phosphate dehydrogenase, producing the protein MDRTDEKSIVSEPLGKASDPCVMVIFGASGDLAKRKLIPALYNLASERLLSREFAVVGFSRSEMSHEEFREKISKDIKEFATGSVDPDLWNWFIQRLYYLSGDIQDPNAYQRLQGLLSELDQEHGTGGNYLYYLATAPDLFSQIIQQIGAAGLAHEENGRWRRVIIEKPFGRDIESARALNHEIRKVLSESQTYRIDHYLGKETVQNIMVFRFANGIFEPIWNHRYIDYVQITVAEDIGVGQRGDYYDKAGALRDMVPNHIFQLVTLTAMEPPISFEADAVRDEQVKILRAIQSMSPEEVLRYTVRGQYGEGTVKGQRVPAYRAEPSVPPDSFIETFVALKLYIDNWRWANVPFYLRTGKRLPCRVTEIAIQFKRAPFVLFRKTSVEHLKPNLLVLHIQPDEGISLNFGAKIPGPLVRLGTVDMEFKYEDYFGRTPSTGHERLLYDCMLGDATLFQRADMVEAAWSVVSTIQDVWKALPHRKFPNYAAGTWGPQEADDLMARDGREWRKCDR; encoded by the coding sequence ATGGATCGCACAGATGAAAAGAGTATTGTCAGTGAACCGCTGGGAAAAGCCAGCGACCCTTGCGTCATGGTAATCTTTGGTGCTTCCGGGGACCTGGCAAAACGTAAGCTCATTCCAGCGCTTTACAATCTGGCAAGTGAGCGTTTATTGTCCAGAGAATTTGCTGTCGTTGGATTTTCCCGTAGCGAAATGAGCCACGAAGAGTTCCGGGAGAAGATCAGCAAAGACATAAAAGAGTTCGCTACGGGTTCGGTTGATCCTGATCTGTGGAATTGGTTCATCCAACGGCTCTATTATTTGTCGGGGGATATTCAGGACCCAAACGCCTACCAACGGCTTCAGGGCCTACTGTCGGAACTGGACCAAGAGCATGGCACCGGGGGGAACTATCTTTATTACCTTGCAACAGCCCCTGATTTGTTTTCGCAAATTATTCAACAAATCGGCGCTGCCGGACTTGCACATGAAGAAAATGGCCGCTGGCGTCGCGTTATCATTGAAAAGCCGTTCGGGCGGGATATCGAGTCCGCCCGCGCCCTCAACCATGAAATCAGAAAGGTGCTGAGCGAGAGTCAGACTTATCGCATTGACCACTACCTTGGTAAGGAAACTGTGCAAAATATTATGGTCTTCCGTTTTGCCAACGGCATCTTTGAACCTATTTGGAATCACCGCTACATTGACTACGTGCAAATAACGGTTGCCGAGGATATTGGTGTGGGACAGCGTGGTGATTACTATGACAAAGCGGGAGCGCTGAGAGACATGGTGCCAAATCATATCTTTCAACTGGTTACCCTCACAGCAATGGAACCACCGATCTCTTTTGAAGCAGATGCTGTACGTGACGAGCAGGTAAAGATTTTGCGTGCCATCCAGTCCATGTCCCCTGAAGAAGTTCTCAGGTATACCGTAAGGGGGCAATATGGAGAAGGGACTGTTAAGGGCCAGAGAGTACCCGCTTACCGGGCAGAACCCAGTGTTCCACCCGACTCTTTTATCGAGACCTTTGTAGCGCTGAAGCTGTATATCGATAACTGGCGATGGGCGAACGTGCCATTTTACCTGCGTACCGGCAAACGGCTTCCCTGTCGTGTTACCGAAATCGCCATTCAATTCAAACGCGCCCCCTTTGTGCTATTCCGTAAAACCAGTGTGGAGCATCTGAAACCAAACCTACTGGTGCTCCATATTCAGCCTGATGAAGGCATTTCACTCAACTTTGGCGCTAAAATCCCTGGACCACTTGTGCGCCTGGGAACGGTTGATATGGAGTTTAAGTACGAGGATTATTTTGGAAGGACACCTAGCACCGGACATGAGAGGTTATTGTACGATTGCATGCTGGGAGATGCAACCTTATTTCAGCGCGCCGATATGGTCGAAGCCGCCTGGAGCGTGGTGTCGACAATACAGGATGTATGGAAGGCATTGCCGCATCGAAAGTTTCCCAACTACGCTGCAGGCACCTGGGGTCCACAGGAGGCAGATGATTTGATGGCGAGGGACGGCCGGGAATGGAGGAAATGTGATAGATAA
- a CDS encoding glycoside hydrolase family 15 protein, whose amino-acid sequence MPRDIPVGNGSMLVTFDREYQIRDLYYPYVGKENHTIGHPCRMGVWVDGQFSWIEGEWQKTLRYKEDTLVTNVKARNDRLKIELQMYDTVDFHLNIFVKEIVVRNLEGRDREVRLFFNHDFHIYENEVGDTAYYDPDTRSIIHYKSQRYFLINCCDPAKCGIDHFATGIKEVHGAEGTWKDAEDGMLSGNPIAQGSVDSTLGINLQIRAHGENVAHYWIAAGMKYSEVAKLNKDIWEKTPEELIRRTENYWKLWVNKEVFNFHDLPQRLVSFFKRSLLIIRTQIDNNGAIIAANDSDIVQVGRDTYSYMWPRDGALVANALIKSGYMDTTKRFFQFCADVISKEGYLLHKYNPDRSFASSWHPWLKDDKKSLPIQEDGIALVIWALWNHYDEFRDIEFVKPLYRSFIINAAEFMVKFRDEETGLPLNSYDLWEERYGVHTFTASAVIAGLRAAGNFARAFGEHEYGNNYYEIADKMKNALVTHFFHKEQGRFARMGKRTANGYELDMTVDASLFGLAAFDVFSPEESMIVSTMNAVKEKLQVKTSVGGIARYTNDYYHRVGTDSGRIPGNPWFICTMWLAEYGIMRAKNLTELNDALPILDWVVDRALPSGVLAEQVDPYTNAPLSVSPLTWSHATFVTTLIKYMKKREKISLCGECGNSEFYMHRHVQKPL is encoded by the coding sequence ATGCCCAGAGACATACCTGTAGGAAATGGTTCGATGCTGGTTACCTTTGATCGGGAATATCAGATCCGTGACCTCTATTATCCTTATGTAGGAAAGGAGAATCATACGATAGGGCATCCCTGCCGCATGGGGGTGTGGGTTGATGGTCAATTTAGCTGGATAGAAGGAGAATGGCAAAAGACATTACGATACAAAGAAGATACGCTGGTAACGAATGTAAAGGCAAGAAACGATCGGTTGAAGATAGAGCTTCAGATGTATGATACCGTGGATTTTCATTTAAATATTTTTGTGAAGGAAATTGTCGTAAGAAATTTAGAGGGAAGGGACCGAGAAGTACGATTGTTTTTCAATCATGATTTTCACATTTATGAAAATGAAGTTGGGGATACAGCGTATTACGACCCGGATACAAGGTCTATTATTCATTATAAGTCCCAGCGGTATTTTCTGATTAATTGTTGTGATCCTGCCAAATGCGGTATAGACCATTTTGCCACGGGAATCAAGGAAGTACATGGCGCTGAAGGGACGTGGAAGGATGCAGAGGACGGTATGTTAAGTGGCAATCCCATTGCCCAGGGTTCCGTTGATTCAACCCTTGGCATTAATCTTCAGATAAGAGCACATGGTGAGAACGTCGCCCATTATTGGATTGCGGCAGGGATGAAGTACAGTGAAGTCGCAAAGCTCAATAAGGATATCTGGGAAAAAACACCGGAAGAATTGATTCGCCGTACTGAAAACTACTGGAAACTGTGGGTCAATAAAGAGGTATTTAATTTCCACGATCTCCCTCAGAGGCTTGTTTCATTTTTCAAAAGAAGCCTGTTGATCATCCGGACACAGATTGACAACAATGGCGCCATCATTGCGGCAAATGATTCTGATATTGTCCAGGTAGGCAGGGATACATATTCTTATATGTGGCCACGGGATGGCGCCCTGGTTGCCAATGCCCTCATTAAATCGGGATATATGGACACGACAAAACGATTCTTTCAATTTTGTGCTGATGTTATTTCCAAAGAAGGTTATTTACTCCATAAATATAATCCAGACAGGTCTTTCGCCAGTTCGTGGCATCCCTGGTTGAAGGATGACAAAAAGAGTCTTCCCATCCAGGAAGATGGAATTGCCCTGGTTATTTGGGCGCTGTGGAATCATTACGATGAATTCAGGGACATCGAGTTTGTAAAACCACTGTATAGGAGTTTTATCATCAACGCAGCGGAATTTATGGTTAAATTCAGAGACGAGGAAACCGGCTTACCACTGAATTCATATGATTTATGGGAAGAGCGCTATGGAGTGCATACCTTTACGGCATCGGCTGTCATCGCAGGGTTGCGAGCGGCAGGCAACTTTGCCCGTGCTTTTGGAGAGCATGAGTACGGCAATAACTATTATGAAATTGCGGACAAAATGAAAAATGCATTAGTAACGCATTTCTTTCATAAAGAGCAAGGGCGATTTGCGAGAATGGGGAAAAGGACTGCAAATGGATATGAACTCGATATGACAGTGGATGCAAGCCTTTTCGGGTTAGCAGCGTTTGATGTTTTTAGCCCGGAAGAATCCATGATCGTGTCAACGATGAATGCTGTGAAGGAAAAGTTGCAGGTGAAGACTTCAGTAGGAGGGATTGCAAGGTACACGAATGATTACTATCACCGTGTCGGTACCGATTCAGGACGTATCCCCGGGAATCCCTGGTTTATTTGTACCATGTGGCTGGCAGAGTATGGCATTATGCGGGCAAAAAATTTGACAGAACTGAACGATGCACTGCCAATTCTGGACTGGGTAGTGGATAGAGCCTTACCGTCGGGTGTTCTTGCGGAACAAGTCGATCCTTACACCAACGCGCCATTATCCGTATCACCTCTCACCTGGAGCCATGCAACCTTCGTTACAACATTGATAAAATATATGAAGAAACGTGAAAAAATTTCTCTGTGCGGTGAATGCGGTAACTCGGAGTTTTATATGCATCGACATGTTCAAAAACCCCTGTAA